The Mytilus galloprovincialis chromosome 2, xbMytGall1.hap1.1, whole genome shotgun sequence genome has a window encoding:
- the LOC143063550 gene encoding uncharacterized protein LOC143063550, with amino-acid sequence MEVTLQKTYNKNYGNKLHLDYAAFEKDIEQALAAVMTGVEDIRYLNVTDFSNHPEGVNTSLVLIFNTVANKTLQYDKVLNILLEIETKDRCVDIKDTCIALYGSISLGNTTTALDPVICSTCTLTQDCIQDNQTSRYQCVNEPITDQTAISTEEQTTRSTEEQTSRSTTEGTTTTVQSKSSSDLILGLGIGLPLAISALIVSTIMICMCCRRCRRNYRSDTDSTMPGQSEDDWNIRQAFGKNEPSLRGAGGAFGTDLMRQWSRTSGDKYHRGQPEELVHPYFGPGGLDDFTTGAGSSERLDFAPDTTVGEEDLDVPPRRSNFSWDFMFDMLNPKEEVRIPRPLVEVEKADLFLDKKEKYKRDSNV; translated from the exons ATGGAGGTCACACTACAGAAAACTTATAACAAAAATTATGGAAATAAACTGCATTTAGATTATGCtgcatttgaaaaagatatagaACAAGCA CTTGCAGCAGTGATGACTGGTGTAGAAGATATTCGGTACTTAAATGTAACAGATTTTAG CAACCACCCAGAGGGAGTGAACACTAGCCTTGTTTTGATATTCAACACTGTTGCTAATAAGACCTTACAGTATGATAAAGTGCTGAACATCCTGCTAGAAATAGAAACCAAGGATAGATGTGTAGACATTAAGGATACTTGCATTGCTTTATATGGAAGTATCTCATTAGGCAACACAACTACAGCATTAG ATCCTGTGATATGTAGTACCTGTACATTGACACAGGATTGTATACAAGATAATCAAACTTCTAGATATCAGTGTGT TAATGAACCAATAACAGACCAAACTGCAATCTCAACAGAAGAACAAACAACAAGGTCAACAGAAGAACAAACTTCAAGGTCAACTACAGAAGGAACTACAACCACTGTACAAA GTAAAAGTTCATCAGATTTGATATTGGGTCTAGGTATAGGATTACCTCTAGCCATTTCAGCATTAATAGTTTCAACGATCATGATATGCATGTGTTGTAGACGTTGTAGACGTAATTATAGATCAGACACTGATTCAACAATGCCAGGACAATCAGAAGATGA CTGGAATATAAGACAAGCCTTTGGTAAAAATGAACCAAGTTTAAGAGGCGCAGGAGGTGCTTTTGGTACAGACCTAATGAGACAATGGAGTAGAACCTCTGGCGACAAATACCATCGGGGCCAGCCTGAAGAACTGGTTCATCCCTATTTTGGCCCTGGTGGTTTAGATGATTTTACAACAGGAGCGGGTTCAAGTGAAAGGCTTGATTTTGCACCAG ATACAACAGTAGGAGAAGAAGATTTGGATGTTCCACCAAGGAGATCTAATTTCTCCTGGGattttatgtttgatatgttGAATCCCAAAGAAGAG GTTAGGATACCAAGACCTCTTGTGGAAGTAGAGAAGGCAGACTTATTCTTAGACAAGAAG GAGAAATACAAGAGGGATTCTAATGTATAG